A part of Leptotrichia hongkongensis genomic DNA contains:
- the accC gene encoding acetyl-CoA carboxylase biotin carboxylase subunit → MIKKVLIANRGEIAVRIIRACRNMGILSVAIYSKEDKDSLHIKLADQSICIGEGPARNSYLNKESIITAALNVGADAIHPGYGFLSENSEFVKMCEENGINFIGPTAKVIDRMGNKSQARKTMMDAGVPVVPGTKEPIYDVESGMKAAENIGYPVMVKASSGGGGKGMRVVKDRNGFEFLFNVAQRESINAFGDDTMYIEKFIEDPRHIEIQVIADNFGNVVALGERDCSVQRNHQKLVEESPSPAISPEIREALNKYAILAAKAVNYTNAGTIEFIMGADGSYYFMEMNTRIQVEHGVTEMVTGTDLIIEQIRVAMNEKLSFAQEDIQLRGHAIECRINAEIPEKNFMPSPGKITNIHLPDGNGIRVDTAIYTGYTIPTEYDSMIAKIIVHAPTREMALQKMRSALNETVILGVETNLDFQYQIMRNEVFCQGKATTSFIENVLLY, encoded by the coding sequence ATGATAAAAAAAGTATTGATTGCAAATCGTGGGGAAATTGCGGTTAGAATTATTAGAGCTTGTAGAAATATGGGGATTTTGAGTGTTGCAATTTACTCAAAGGAAGATAAGGATAGTCTTCATATAAAATTGGCTGATCAAAGTATTTGCATTGGAGAAGGTCCTGCAAGAAATAGTTATTTGAATAAGGAAAGTATCATTACGGCTGCCTTGAATGTGGGAGCAGATGCGATTCATCCTGGATACGGCTTTTTGTCGGAAAATTCAGAGTTTGTAAAAATGTGCGAGGAAAATGGAATAAACTTTATTGGTCCAACAGCCAAAGTTATTGACAGAATGGGAAATAAATCTCAGGCTAGAAAAACAATGATGGATGCTGGAGTCCCAGTTGTACCAGGAACAAAAGAACCTATTTACGATGTAGAATCTGGAATGAAAGCTGCGGAAAACATCGGCTACCCTGTTATGGTAAAGGCTTCTTCTGGTGGTGGCGGAAAAGGGATGCGTGTTGTAAAGGATAGGAATGGTTTTGAATTTTTATTTAATGTGGCTCAGCGGGAATCTATAAATGCGTTTGGTGATGATACTATGTACATTGAAAAATTTATAGAAGATCCAAGACATATAGAAATTCAAGTAATTGCTGATAATTTTGGAAATGTAGTGGCTCTTGGGGAAAGAGACTGTTCCGTTCAGAGAAACCATCAAAAATTAGTAGAAGAATCGCCATCTCCTGCAATTTCCCCAGAAATTCGGGAAGCACTAAATAAATATGCTATTCTGGCAGCAAAAGCAGTAAATTATACAAACGCTGGAACGATAGAATTTATAATGGGTGCGGATGGCTCATATTATTTTATGGAAATGAATACCCGAATTCAAGTAGAACACGGAGTTACTGAAATGGTGACAGGAACAGATTTAATCATTGAACAGATTAGAGTGGCAATGAATGAAAAATTAAGTTTTGCACAGGAAGATATACAATTGCGAGGACATGCAATAGAATGTCGTATAAATGCAGAAATTCCTGAAAAAAACTTTATGCCAAGTCCAGGAAAAATAACAAACATACATTTACCAGATGGTAATGGAATAAGAGTTGATACTGCCATTTACACAGGCTATACAATACCAACTGAATATGATTCAATGATTGCCAAAATTATAGTTCACGCTCCAACTCGTGAAATGGCACTTCAAAAAATGCGTTCAGCACTAAATGAAACTGTTATTTTAGGTGTAGAAACGAACTTAGATTTTCAATATCAAATTATGAGAAACGAGGTTTTCTGTCAAGGGAAAGCAACTACAAGTTTTATTGAAAATGTATTGCTTTATTAA
- a CDS encoding LamB/YcsF family protein, with protein sequence MAFKVDLNCDLGESFGNYKIGGDDKIIPLISSANVACGFHAGDPVVMKKTIETAKKNNIGIGAHPGFLDLMGFGRREMKISIDEAKAYVLYQLGALGAFCKSEGVKLQHVKPHGALYNMAAKDYNLSKAICEAIADFDSSLIILGLSGSETLKAAKDLGLKYASEVFADRAYEEDGSLVARSKEGAMIHDENEAIKRVIKMITEQKVTSITGKEIPIKADSICVHGDGEKALLFVKKIREKLENEGIIIQKLSEII encoded by the coding sequence ATGGCTTTTAAAGTGGATTTGAACTGTGATTTGGGAGAAAGTTTCGGTAATTATAAAATTGGAGGAGATGATAAAATTATTCCTCTTATTTCCAGTGCTAATGTAGCTTGCGGATTTCACGCAGGAGATCCTGTCGTTATGAAAAAAACGATAGAAACTGCTAAAAAAAATAACATTGGAATAGGAGCTCACCCTGGATTTCTGGACTTAATGGGATTTGGACGACGTGAGATGAAAATTTCAATAGACGAAGCGAAAGCCTATGTGCTGTATCAATTAGGAGCTTTAGGAGCTTTTTGTAAAAGTGAAGGTGTAAAGCTGCAACACGTAAAGCCTCATGGAGCTTTGTATAATATGGCTGCAAAAGACTATAATCTGTCAAAGGCTATTTGTGAGGCTATTGCTGATTTTGACAGTTCTCTCATAATTCTTGGACTTTCGGGAAGCGAAACTTTAAAAGCTGCAAAAGACTTAGGTTTAAAATATGCCAGCGAAGTTTTTGCAGACAGGGCTTATGAAGAAGATGGAAGCCTTGTGGCACGTTCAAAGGAAGGGGCAATGATTCACGATGAAAACGAAGCAATAAAACGTGTAATAAAAATGATAACAGAACAAAAAGTAACTTCAATAACAGGAAAAGAAATACCGATAAAGGCTGATTCCATTTGTGTTCACGGCGATGGTGAAAAAGCTTTGCTTTTTGTAAAAAAAATACGTGAAAAATTAGAAAATGAAGGGATTATAATTCAAAAATTATCAGAAATTATATAA
- a CDS encoding alpha/beta hydrolase fold domain-containing protein: MSLLSDIAVPIAKLVNMKKYKEKDFLNPRRDTDFLNKKNFDKSLIIDEQFIDEYQVLTVFSEESYNRHVVFLHGGAYVMRAVKAHKNIIEKLVKKFHLKVTFIDYPLAPENTADKAHRVLMDAYRHITNNYKDDEFYLFGDSSGGGLALAFLQILKNKKDLPFPKKTALMSPWVDVSMTNEEIPEFAEKDPLLPLNGLIITGKQFAGELDVKNPMISPIYGNMDNLGEIFLIFGTNEILYPDCLKLSDLMEVAIGTSVEIKIGENLCHDWILAPLKESEETIDEIGNFFLK; encoded by the coding sequence ATGAGTTTACTATCAGATATTGCAGTGCCAATCGCAAAATTGGTGAATATGAAAAAATATAAGGAAAAAGATTTTTTAAATCCAAGGAGAGATACAGATTTTTTGAATAAAAAAAATTTTGACAAATCGCTTATTATTGACGAACAGTTTATTGATGAATATCAAGTTTTGACAGTTTTTTCAGAAGAAAGCTATAACAGACACGTTGTTTTTCTACACGGTGGAGCTTATGTAATGCGTGCTGTCAAAGCTCACAAAAATATTATTGAAAAATTAGTAAAGAAATTTCATTTAAAAGTTACATTCATTGACTATCCACTTGCTCCAGAAAATACTGCTGACAAAGCTCATAGAGTATTAATGGATGCCTACAGACATATAACTAATAACTATAAAGATGATGAATTTTACTTATTTGGTGATTCTTCTGGCGGTGGCTTGGCACTTGCATTTTTACAAATATTGAAAAATAAGAAAGATTTGCCATTTCCAAAGAAAACTGCGTTAATGTCACCTTGGGTAGATGTTTCAATGACAAATGAAGAAATACCCGAATTTGCTGAAAAAGATCCTCTCTTGCCGCTGAATGGACTTATTATAACAGGAAAACAGTTTGCAGGAGAACTGGATGTGAAAAATCCTATGATTTCACCAATTTATGGAAATATGGATAATCTTGGAGAAATTTTTCTAATTTTCGGAACAAATGAAATATTATATCCTGATTGCTTAAAATTAAGTGATTTGATGGAAGTTGCAATCGGAACAAGTGTAGAAATAAAAATTGGGGAAAATTTGTGCCATGACTGGATTTTGGCACCTCTCAAGGAATCAGAAGAAACTATTGATGAAATTGGAAATTTTTTTCTGAAATAA
- a CDS encoding N-glycosylase/DNA lyase, with protein sequence MDKDKHEEILKIYKEIKKGIEKAIEGYKKAWKGTEKEVFAEMAFCILTPQSKAKNAWQAITTLVENGLLYNGKPEEIVEFLNIVRFKNNKSRYLVELRDLMTRDGKLQPKKILSEIGDTLEKRKWILKNIKGMGLKEANHVLRNLGFGENIAILDRHILRNLKSLNVISEIPKTITEKKYYEIEEKMQEYSEFSKIKMDELDLVLWYKEVGEIFK encoded by the coding sequence ATTGATAAGGATAAACACGAAGAAATTCTTAAAATTTATAAAGAAATAAAAAAAGGTATCGAAAAAGCTATAGAAGGCTATAAAAAGGCTTGGAAAGGTACAGAAAAAGAAGTATTTGCGGAAATGGCATTTTGTATTCTGACACCTCAGTCAAAAGCAAAAAATGCTTGGCAAGCCATTACAACTTTAGTAGAAAATGGACTGCTTTACAACGGAAAGCCTGAAGAAATAGTAGAATTTCTAAATATTGTCAGATTTAAGAATAATAAATCACGATACTTGGTGGAATTACGGGATTTAATGACAAGAGATGGAAAATTGCAGCCAAAAAAAATATTATCAGAAATTGGTGATACTCTTGAAAAAAGAAAATGGATTTTGAAAAATATTAAGGGAATGGGATTAAAAGAGGCAAATCACGTATTGCGAAATCTTGGATTTGGAGAAAATATTGCCATTTTAGATAGACACATTCTAAGAAATCTTAAATCACTTAATGTAATTAGTGAAATTCCTAAAACAATAACAGAAAAAAAATACTATGAAATTGAAGAAAAAATGCAGGAATATTCAGAATTTTCTAAAATAAAAATGGATGAGCTGGACTTGGTTTTATGGTACAAGGAAGTTGGCGAAATTTTTAAATAA
- a CDS encoding autotransporter domain-containing protein, producing the protein MTSNLKQLKNDIKKRSILIGIAALLVSCGGGGGGGGSTSAATPTTPTTPATQPTTPAPVTNKPTVTTTASGLTWNDTTLSYNKDNPHNNSNTALTGSNVKVGIIDVGFENSTFSADLTQKFGSRLTKLTVPGFTSQATANDDHGIVVADLAAGASNGIAKGASVYAIDAAKHEANKRTYPHVTLDMYQQLKNHGVTIYNQSFGIDGVVTDFNSIPTSSRYYGYQIGNDILNFYKNEVNNGSLFVWAAGNDSSDKQPTLEGGLPYFENSLQKGWINVVALTSKVESKLGDTSWNNLTPLSPAGVAKNWTVTAVGDQTFTIKGQNYVGGGSSFAAPLVTGTAALLKEKYPWMDASLIRQTILSTATDIGATGVDEVYGWGLLNIDKALKGPALFDKSLALGDTVNINIPNGSYTFSNNISGDAGVIKDGNGDLILSGHSTFTGPTTVNAGRLQVNGVYSSSISVRRQATLSTNNAVIKNDITNNGTLENSGSTQITGNYEALENSRVVSDLNSNIHVKGKVNLNNSRLEIKPEENGERKYVTANGTTQNVITSDNKIDGNFENVNTDDMLNAKINQNENTVSAEVSRKNVLEYVEKIAESDEMQKNTAQNLETAFQNLDQSIENGTAGNVAQFERKAATLQALTSSNRAAVLDSLSGQIYASAQALTFQHSQTVNKDLSNRLVMLGTLDNVGDKFGLWISGFGANGTLKQDGYGKGDTKVAGGQVGVDKQFGENLILGTALSYSKADVKFDRYGGKSDANNFGVSLYGRLGNKDVPFYLQGRLGIGFVDSDVERDIILSNNDFTRAKINHNDKVYSGYLETGYDIKNSSGDFVVTPFVGLTHDTVVRGSFSEEKSQFGLTADKKNYNQTAALLGLRVGKSVNWNNGSKTTFQGYVTHQRAFNEQDLSFDARYTGLPGATFKVKGIGLSKNKTWAGVGALTEVNSGFGWYVNYDGSIDSGKGKGNNNVFTTGLRFNF; encoded by the coding sequence ATGACTTCTAATTTAAAGCAATTAAAAAATGATATAAAAAAAAGGTCAATCCTTATCGGAATAGCTGCTTTGCTAGTTAGCTGCGGCGGAGGTGGTGGTGGCGGAGGTTCAACATCAGCTGCAACACCAACTACACCAACCACTCCTGCTACACAGCCTACTACCCCAGCACCTGTAACAAATAAACCAACTGTAACAACAACAGCATCTGGGTTAACATGGAATGATACAACTCTATCATATAACAAAGATAACCCACATAACAATTCAAATACTGCACTTACAGGTTCGAATGTTAAAGTAGGAATTATTGACGTAGGATTTGAAAACTCAACTTTTTCAGCTGATCTTACACAAAAATTTGGAAGCCGTTTAACAAAACTTACAGTTCCAGGATTCACATCACAAGCTACCGCAAATGATGATCACGGAATAGTTGTCGCTGATCTTGCAGCAGGCGCTTCTAATGGAATTGCTAAAGGTGCCAGCGTTTATGCAATTGATGCAGCAAAACATGAAGCAAACAAAAGAACATACCCTCATGTAACATTAGATATGTACCAACAACTAAAAAATCATGGTGTTACTATTTATAACCAATCTTTTGGAATTGATGGAGTTGTGACAGATTTTAACAGCATTCCAACGTCAAGCCGTTATTATGGTTATCAAATAGGAAATGATATCCTTAACTTCTATAAAAACGAAGTAAATAATGGTTCATTATTTGTATGGGCTGCAGGAAACGACTCATCTGATAAACAACCTACTCTTGAAGGAGGATTGCCATATTTTGAAAATAGCCTTCAAAAAGGATGGATAAATGTTGTTGCTTTAACTTCAAAAGTCGAATCAAAATTGGGAGACACCAGCTGGAATAACTTGACTCCCCTTTCGCCAGCAGGAGTTGCTAAGAACTGGACTGTAACTGCGGTTGGAGATCAAACATTTACAATAAAAGGACAAAATTATGTTGGTGGAGGTTCTTCTTTTGCAGCGCCACTTGTAACAGGAACTGCGGCATTGCTTAAAGAAAAATATCCTTGGATGGATGCTAGCCTAATTCGTCAAACAATCTTATCAACTGCGACAGACATAGGAGCAACTGGGGTTGATGAAGTTTATGGATGGGGACTTTTAAACATTGATAAAGCACTTAAAGGACCTGCATTATTTGATAAAAGCCTTGCACTTGGAGATACTGTAAATATTAATATTCCTAATGGAAGTTATACTTTTTCAAATAATATTTCAGGAGACGCTGGTGTAATTAAAGATGGAAATGGAGATTTGATCTTATCTGGACACTCTACATTTACAGGACCTACGACAGTAAATGCGGGAAGATTGCAAGTAAACGGTGTTTATTCTTCCTCTATTAGTGTAAGAAGGCAAGCTACTCTTTCCACAAATAATGCTGTAATAAAAAATGATATTACAAATAATGGAACTCTAGAAAACTCTGGTTCAACACAAATTACTGGAAATTATGAGGCTTTGGAAAATTCAAGAGTTGTATCAGATTTAAATTCTAATATTCATGTAAAAGGAAAAGTTAATTTAAACAATTCAAGACTTGAAATTAAGCCAGAAGAAAATGGTGAAAGAAAATACGTAACAGCTAATGGGACTACACAAAATGTAATTACGTCAGATAACAAAATTGATGGAAACTTTGAAAATGTAAATACTGATGATATGCTAAATGCTAAAATCAATCAAAATGAAAATACTGTTTCAGCAGAAGTAAGCAGAAAAAATGTATTAGAGTATGTAGAAAAAATAGCAGAATCTGACGAAATGCAGAAAAATACTGCTCAAAACTTGGAAACTGCTTTCCAAAACCTAGATCAAAGCATTGAAAACGGAACTGCTGGAAATGTAGCTCAATTTGAAAGAAAAGCTGCCACTCTACAAGCTCTTACTTCTTCTAACAGGGCTGCAGTCCTAGACAGTCTGTCTGGACAAATTTACGCTTCTGCACAAGCACTTACATTCCAACATTCACAAACTGTAAACAAGGATTTATCAAACAGATTAGTTATGCTTGGAACTCTTGATAATGTTGGGGATAAATTTGGACTATGGATTTCTGGTTTTGGTGCCAATGGTACGTTAAAACAGGATGGATATGGTAAGGGAGATACTAAAGTTGCTGGTGGACAAGTTGGAGTGGACAAGCAGTTTGGTGAAAACCTTATCTTAGGTACTGCACTTTCCTATTCAAAAGCTGATGTTAAATTTGACAGATATGGTGGAAAATCTGATGCTAACAACTTTGGAGTTTCATTATATGGAAGATTAGGAAACAAGGATGTTCCGTTCTACCTTCAAGGCCGTCTTGGTATCGGATTTGTTGACAGTGATGTTGAAAGAGACATTATTTTAAGCAATAATGATTTTACAAGAGCAAAAATTAATCATAATGACAAAGTTTATTCTGGATATTTAGAAACAGGATATGATATTAAAAATAGTAGTGGAGATTTCGTTGTAACACCATTTGTAGGATTAACTCATGATACAGTTGTAAGAGGTTCATTCTCTGAAGAGAAGAGCCAGTTCGGACTGACTGCGGACAAGAAAAACTACAACCAGACAGCAGCATTACTTGGACTTAGAGTTGGGAAATCTGTAAACTGGAACAATGGAAGCAAGACTACATTCCAAGGTTATGTAACGCATCAGAGAGCATTCAATGAGCAGGACTTGAGCTTTGACGCAAGATATACTGGACTGCCTGGAGCAACTTTCAAGGTAAAAGGTATTGGACTCTCTAAGAACAAGACCTGGGCAGGAGTTGGAGCATTGACAGAAGTAAATTCCGGATTTGGATGGTATGTGAACTATGACGGTTCTATTGACAGTGGAAAAGGTAAAGGAAATAACAATGTCTTTACTACTGGTCTTAGATTTAACTTCTAA
- a CDS encoding biotin transporter BioY, translated as MKQNALINNIIKIETKEKEILKNILLVLGGVAFLSLMAQVMIPLPYTPVPITLGTFGVTLMALLYGRKLGTATILSYVAAGSLGAPIFAGAKAGSLFSPTGGYLLGYIVSTIILGYLADKGVTKSYVKTILSLMLSSTIILTLGALVLSLFVTNKNVLMIGVLPFLPGDALKSTAVTLLVPTLWKFVPKNDK; from the coding sequence ATGAAACAGAATGCTTTGATTAACAATATCATTAAAATTGAAACAAAAGAAAAAGAAATTTTAAAAAATATTCTTTTAGTATTAGGAGGAGTAGCATTTCTAAGTTTAATGGCTCAAGTTATGATTCCGTTACCTTATACTCCTGTACCAATTACACTTGGAACATTTGGAGTTACATTAATGGCATTACTATATGGTAGAAAATTAGGAACTGCTACTATACTTTCCTATGTTGCGGCAGGTAGTCTAGGCGCTCCAATTTTTGCTGGTGCCAAGGCAGGATCTTTATTTTCACCAACAGGAGGATATCTTTTAGGATATATTGTTTCTACAATTATTTTAGGATACTTAGCTGACAAGGGAGTTACAAAATCTTATGTAAAAACAATTCTTTCATTAATGCTTTCCAGTACGATTATTTTGACATTAGGTGCATTAGTGCTATCATTATTCGTAACTAATAAAAATGTACTTATGATAGGTGTATTGCCTTTCCTTCCAGGAGATGCATTAAAATCAACTGCTGTAACATTGCTTGTTCCTACATTATGGAAATTTGTTCCTAAAAATGATAAATAA
- a CDS encoding metal-dependent transcriptional regulator — MSKSIEDYLKGIYTLKKKKEYSNKNLAEYLNISPASVSEMIKKLVNEGYLTIEKKKVKLTEKGSNFALDIIRKHRVWEVFLFEKLGYDKEDVHKEAEILEHVTSNKLLQKLEKFLFYPKECPHGSPIFYDLKDFDEGNVIKLSEAEEDDEIVILSVEDNIELYDYLRDLNINLKEQYIVEKKDPFDGPIYLKSKENNKKIVAFNAATMIEVYKKNKDLEEIDYE; from the coding sequence ATGAGTAAAAGTATTGAAGATTATTTAAAAGGGATATACACTTTGAAAAAGAAAAAAGAATACTCCAACAAAAACCTTGCAGAATATTTAAATATATCTCCAGCATCAGTTAGCGAAATGATAAAAAAGCTAGTAAATGAAGGATATTTAACTATTGAAAAAAAGAAAGTGAAGCTTACTGAAAAAGGAAGTAATTTTGCATTAGATATTATTCGTAAACATAGAGTTTGGGAAGTTTTTCTATTTGAAAAACTGGGATATGATAAGGAAGATGTTCATAAAGAGGCTGAGATTTTAGAACACGTTACAAGTAACAAACTCCTTCAAAAACTTGAAAAGTTTTTATTTTATCCAAAAGAATGCCCGCATGGAAGTCCAATTTTTTATGATTTGAAAGACTTTGATGAAGGAAATGTCATAAAATTGTCAGAGGCTGAAGAAGATGATGAAATTGTTATACTGAGTGTAGAGGATAATATTGAATTATACGACTATCTGCGGGATTTAAATATAAATTTAAAAGAACAGTATATTGTTGAAAAAAAAGATCCCTTTGATGGTCCAATATATTTAAAAAGTAAAGAAAATAATAAAAAAATAGTAGCTTTTAATGCAGCAACAATGATTGAAGTTTATAAAAAAAATAAAGACTTGGAGGAGATTGACTATGAGTAA
- a CDS encoding metal ABC transporter solute-binding protein, Zn/Mn family, with amino-acid sequence MSKNNILKKLNLLIAICVVMMLLVSCGKNGSSSGKKIKVTTTTTMLTDLVRTIGGDKVEVTGLMGEGVDPHLYSASAGDIEKLGNADIIVYGGLHLEGKMTEIFEKLTSQNKNILNVGDKLDKSKIHLVDQNTPDPHVWFNTELWEKEAEAVEAELSKFDPKNSDYYKENLKKYKAELNELTTYVKTRIKEIPEKSRVLVTAHDAFNYFGEQFGLEVKAIQGVSTDSETGTKNISDLANFIVQRNIKAIFVESSVPKKSIEALQEAVKSKGKEVKIGGELYSDSLGDKTHNSETYIKTVKANADTIVNALK; translated from the coding sequence ATGAGTAAAAACAATATTCTTAAAAAATTAAATTTATTAATTGCAATATGTGTAGTAATGATGTTACTTGTATCCTGTGGAAAAAATGGATCCTCATCAGGAAAAAAAATAAAAGTTACTACTACTACTACAATGCTTACTGACCTTGTAAGAACAATCGGTGGAGATAAAGTTGAAGTTACAGGTCTTATGGGAGAAGGAGTAGATCCACATTTATATAGTGCCAGTGCAGGAGATATTGAAAAACTTGGAAATGCAGATATTATAGTGTATGGTGGATTACATCTGGAAGGTAAAATGACAGAAATTTTCGAAAAATTAACTTCTCAAAACAAAAATATATTAAATGTTGGGGACAAACTGGATAAAAGTAAAATTCATCTAGTTGACCAAAATACTCCTGACCCGCATGTATGGTTTAATACTGAACTATGGGAAAAAGAAGCTGAAGCTGTAGAAGCTGAATTAAGTAAATTTGACCCTAAAAATAGCGACTACTACAAAGAAAACTTAAAAAAATATAAAGCTGAACTAAATGAACTTACAACTTATGTAAAAACAAGAATCAAGGAAATTCCTGAAAAAAGCAGAGTCCTTGTAACAGCTCACGATGCATTTAACTACTTTGGAGAACAATTTGGACTAGAAGTAAAAGCAATACAAGGTGTTTCTACAGATTCTGAAACTGGTACAAAAAACATAAGCGACTTAGCCAACTTCATTGTTCAAAGAAATATAAAAGCAATATTTGTAGAATCTTCTGTTCCAAAAAAAAGTATCGAAGCTCTACAGGAAGCTGTAAAATCTAAAGGAAAAGAAGTTAAAATAGGTGGAGAATTGTATTCAGACTCATTAGGAGACAAAACACACAACTCTGAAACTTATATTAAAACAGTTAAGGCAAACGCCGATACCATCGTAAATGCTTTAAAATAA
- a CDS encoding metal ABC transporter ATP-binding protein — protein MNTNISDDVIIKVEDLTIAYEDKPVLWDIELGIKKGILMAIVGPNGAGKSTLIKAMLDLIKPITGEVRFYDEKYSKVRDKIAYVPQRGSVDWDFPTTVFDVVEMGRYGKVGWLKKVRKIDKEKTKEAIHKVEMDEFSDRQISQLSGGQQQRVFLARALVQDAEIYFMDEPFQGVDSKTEKSIINILKKLRDEKKTVIVVHHDLQTVKDYFDYVTFINVSVVASGPVEEIFTPENIEKTYKSKKTVQNSVKEG, from the coding sequence ATGAATACAAATATTTCTGATGATGTTATTATAAAAGTTGAGGATTTGACAATAGCCTACGAGGATAAACCTGTTTTATGGGATATTGAACTGGGGATAAAAAAAGGTATTCTTATGGCTATTGTTGGACCAAATGGAGCGGGAAAATCTACATTGATTAAGGCTATGCTTGATTTGATAAAGCCTATTACTGGGGAGGTTAGGTTTTATGACGAAAAATACAGCAAAGTACGTGATAAAATAGCGTATGTGCCTCAAAGAGGTAGTGTTGACTGGGATTTTCCTACTACTGTGTTTGATGTTGTGGAAATGGGACGTTACGGAAAAGTTGGATGGTTAAAGAAAGTTAGAAAAATTGATAAGGAAAAGACTAAGGAAGCTATTCATAAAGTGGAAATGGATGAGTTTTCAGATAGACAGATAAGCCAGTTATCTGGTGGACAGCAGCAAAGGGTATTTCTAGCACGGGCATTGGTACAGGATGCAGAAATATACTTTATGGATGAACCATTTCAAGGAGTTGACAGCAAAACCGAAAAATCTATTATAAATATTCTAAAAAAATTACGTGATGAAAAAAAGACAGTAATTGTTGTTCACCACGATTTACAGACCGTAAAGGATTATTTTGACTATGTAACATTTATAAATGTTTCTGTTGTAGCTTCCGGACCTGTAGAAGAAATTTTTACTCCAGAAAACATCGAAAAAACATATAAAAGTAAAAAAACAGTTCAAAATAGTGTAAAGGAGGGTTAA
- a CDS encoding metal ABC transporter permease: MNMLNLLITDHTFRTVALGCSLLGMVSGILGCFAVLRKQSLLGDAVSHASLPGVCLAFLFTNVKNTEVLLLGALITGIVCIGLIQLIQNYTKIKFDSALALILSVFFGLGLVLLSYLNKLPGANKSGLNKFIFGQASTFIKRDVNIILITGIILLIIIILFWKEFKIVSFDSDFAKTLGFPSKKIEILISILIVTTVIIGIQAAGVILISAMLISPAVAARQWTDKLSIMVILAAFFGGISGLLGTLISISESNLPTGPVIVIIISIIVVISILFSNKRGIVFKIIRNQKRKKEFREKLENKKTELNSLKINNLEGGK; encoded by the coding sequence ATGAATATGTTAAATCTTCTTATAACTGACCATACCTTTAGAACAGTTGCACTTGGATGTTCTTTACTTGGAATGGTTTCTGGAATACTTGGATGTTTTGCCGTTTTACGAAAGCAAAGTTTATTGGGAGATGCAGTTTCTCATGCTTCACTTCCTGGAGTTTGTTTAGCCTTTTTATTTACAAATGTGAAAAATACAGAAGTTTTACTGCTGGGTGCTTTAATAACAGGAATTGTATGTATTGGTTTAATTCAACTGATTCAAAATTATACAAAAATAAAATTTGATAGTGCTTTGGCATTGATTTTATCGGTATTTTTTGGGTTAGGGTTAGTTTTACTTTCTTATCTGAATAAATTGCCAGGTGCAAATAAATCAGGATTAAATAAATTTATTTTCGGACAAGCGTCAACATTTATTAAAAGAGATGTAAATATTATTCTGATTACAGGGATTATTCTTTTAATTATAATTATTCTTTTCTGGAAGGAATTTAAAATTGTTTCATTTGACTCTGATTTTGCCAAAACATTAGGGTTTCCAAGCAAGAAAATCGAAATATTAATTTCCATATTGATTGTAACTACTGTAATAATAGGTATTCAGGCGGCAGGAGTAATATTAATAAGTGCAATGCTTATTTCTCCAGCAGTTGCAGCACGGCAATGGACAGATAAACTTTCAATTATGGTAATTTTAGCAGCATTTTTTGGAGGAATATCAGGTCTGCTTGGAACTTTGATAAGTATAAGTGAAAGCAATTTGCCAACTGGACCTGTTATCGTTATAATTATAAGTATAATCGTAGTTATTAGCATTCTTTTCTCAAACAAAAGAGGGATTGTATTTAAAATTATAAGAAATCAGAAAAGAAAAAAAGAATTTAGAGAAAAACTTGAAAATAAAAAAACTGAATTAAATAGTTTAAAAATAAATAATTTGGAAGGGGGAAAATAA